The proteins below are encoded in one region of Sander lucioperca isolate FBNREF2018 chromosome 11, SLUC_FBN_1.2, whole genome shotgun sequence:
- the creb3l3a gene encoding cyclic AMP-responsive element-binding protein 3-like protein 3-A isoform X2, with the protein MEHYPEQGWDGIELLDWLFDQNDGILRHEETGRHGNHHTWPVQDPNMLQPAEQADDDFLNALLSGSDSVSGSPLWSPSPSDSGISEDPPSDQMDSPQRPESPPGDAQYFSKRPQTKAELEANVSIDLNVWEPGLPTGRMKITQFPSDVHRPQLSSGFPLTVKDLLLSGTPEPAPHPSQQSIQELILNEDEKKLLAKEGVNLPSQLPLTKFEERILKKIRRKIRNKQSAQESRKKKKEYIDGLESRMAACNAQNHELQRKVSQLQKCNMSLMEQLRRLQAMVMNTSNKPAQTGTCVLVLLLSFSLILFPNLKPFSDTQVSQGDFSPVRVQSRSLQNLQASRVLHVIESPFSAEDESEPQHRQSPGDRGIEDITAMMEKLGVNQDQSSLEPMSLNSSQEERMGHFHVDPITGHIATLTLDPHRSARLRPHADDM; encoded by the exons ATGGAGCACTACCCAGAACAG GGTTGGGATGGCATTGAGCTTCTCGATTGGCTGTTTGATCAAAATGATGGGATTCTCCGTCATGAGGAAACAGGACGCCATGGCAACCATCACACCTGGCCAGTCCAGGACCCAAAT ATGCTGCAGCCCGCCGAACAGGCAGACGATGACTTCCTCAACGCCCTCCTGAGTGGAAGTGATTCTGTGTCAGGCTCGCCTCTCTGGTCCCCTTCTCCCAGTGACAGTGGGATCAGTGAAGACCCTCCCTCAGACCAGATGGACAGCCCTCAGCGCCCCGAGAGCCCCCCTGGGGACGCCCAGTATTTCAGCAAGAGACCACAAACCAAGGCAGAACTCGAAGCCAATGTCTCCATTGACCTCA ATGTCTGGGAGCCTGGATTACCAACTGGCAGGATGAAGATTACACAATTTCCTTCTGATGTACATAGGCCGCAGCTGTCGTCCGGCTTCCCGCTAACAGTTAAGGATCTGCTTCTGTCTGGCACTCCGGAGCCC GCCCCACACCCATCCCAACAGTCCATTCAAGAGTTGATTCTCAATGAAGATGAGAAGAAACTTTTGGCAAAGGAAGGGGTGAATCTGCCCAGCCAATTACCTCTGACAAAG TTCGAAGAAAGGATTCTGAAGAAAATACGCAGAAAGATTCGCAATAAGCAGTCTGCTCAGGAaagcaggaagaagaagaaggagtaTATTGACGGGCTGGAGAGCAG GATGGCTGCCTGCAATGCACAAAACCAcgagctgcagaggaaggtgTCCCAGCTGCAGAAATGCAACAT GTCACTAATGGAACAGTTGCGCAGACTGCAGGCTATGGTCATGAATACATCTAACAAGCCAGCCCAGACTGGGACATGTGTACTG GTGCTTCTGCTGTCCTTCTCACTAATCCTGTTCCCCAACCTCAAGCCCTTCTCTGACACCCAGGTCAGCCAAGGAGACTTCAGTCCTGTCAGAG TCCAGTCACGGTCCCTGCAGAACCTACAGGCTTCCCGTGTGCTGCATGTCATTGAATCCCCATTCTCTGCTGAGGACGAATCAGAGCCTCAGCACCGGCAAtccccaggagaccggggaatTGAAGACATTACTGCCATGATGGAAAAGCTTGGAGTGAACCAAGACCAGTCCAGTTTGGAGCCCATGTCTCTAAACAGCAGTCAGGAAGAAAGGATGGGTCATTTCCATGTAGACCCAATTACGGGTCACATCGCTACTCTGACCTTGGATCCCCACCGCTCTGCCAGGCTGCGACCACATGCTGATGACATGTAA
- the creb3l3a gene encoding cyclic AMP-responsive element-binding protein 3-like protein 3-A isoform X1: MEHYPEQGWDGIELLDWLFDQNDGILRHEETGRHGNHHTWPVQDPNQMLQPAEQADDDFLNALLSGSDSVSGSPLWSPSPSDSGISEDPPSDQMDSPQRPESPPGDAQYFSKRPQTKAELEANVSIDLNVWEPGLPTGRMKITQFPSDVHRPQLSSGFPLTVKDLLLSGTPEPAPHPSQQSIQELILNEDEKKLLAKEGVNLPSQLPLTKFEERILKKIRRKIRNKQSAQESRKKKKEYIDGLESRMAACNAQNHELQRKVSQLQKCNMSLMEQLRRLQAMVMNTSNKPAQTGTCVLVLLLSFSLILFPNLKPFSDTQVSQGDFSPVRVQSRSLQNLQASRVLHVIESPFSAEDESEPQHRQSPGDRGIEDITAMMEKLGVNQDQSSLEPMSLNSSQEERMGHFHVDPITGHIATLTLDPHRSARLRPHADDM; the protein is encoded by the exons ATGGAGCACTACCCAGAACAG GGTTGGGATGGCATTGAGCTTCTCGATTGGCTGTTTGATCAAAATGATGGGATTCTCCGTCATGAGGAAACAGGACGCCATGGCAACCATCACACCTGGCCAGTCCAGGACCCAAAT CAGATGCTGCAGCCCGCCGAACAGGCAGACGATGACTTCCTCAACGCCCTCCTGAGTGGAAGTGATTCTGTGTCAGGCTCGCCTCTCTGGTCCCCTTCTCCCAGTGACAGTGGGATCAGTGAAGACCCTCCCTCAGACCAGATGGACAGCCCTCAGCGCCCCGAGAGCCCCCCTGGGGACGCCCAGTATTTCAGCAAGAGACCACAAACCAAGGCAGAACTCGAAGCCAATGTCTCCATTGACCTCA ATGTCTGGGAGCCTGGATTACCAACTGGCAGGATGAAGATTACACAATTTCCTTCTGATGTACATAGGCCGCAGCTGTCGTCCGGCTTCCCGCTAACAGTTAAGGATCTGCTTCTGTCTGGCACTCCGGAGCCC GCCCCACACCCATCCCAACAGTCCATTCAAGAGTTGATTCTCAATGAAGATGAGAAGAAACTTTTGGCAAAGGAAGGGGTGAATCTGCCCAGCCAATTACCTCTGACAAAG TTCGAAGAAAGGATTCTGAAGAAAATACGCAGAAAGATTCGCAATAAGCAGTCTGCTCAGGAaagcaggaagaagaagaaggagtaTATTGACGGGCTGGAGAGCAG GATGGCTGCCTGCAATGCACAAAACCAcgagctgcagaggaaggtgTCCCAGCTGCAGAAATGCAACAT GTCACTAATGGAACAGTTGCGCAGACTGCAGGCTATGGTCATGAATACATCTAACAAGCCAGCCCAGACTGGGACATGTGTACTG GTGCTTCTGCTGTCCTTCTCACTAATCCTGTTCCCCAACCTCAAGCCCTTCTCTGACACCCAGGTCAGCCAAGGAGACTTCAGTCCTGTCAGAG TCCAGTCACGGTCCCTGCAGAACCTACAGGCTTCCCGTGTGCTGCATGTCATTGAATCCCCATTCTCTGCTGAGGACGAATCAGAGCCTCAGCACCGGCAAtccccaggagaccggggaatTGAAGACATTACTGCCATGATGGAAAAGCTTGGAGTGAACCAAGACCAGTCCAGTTTGGAGCCCATGTCTCTAAACAGCAGTCAGGAAGAAAGGATGGGTCATTTCCATGTAGACCCAATTACGGGTCACATCGCTACTCTGACCTTGGATCCCCACCGCTCTGCCAGGCTGCGACCACATGCTGATGACATGTAA